From the genome of Brassica oleracea var. oleracea cultivar TO1000 chromosome C4, BOL, whole genome shotgun sequence:
GTTTCTACTGCGACCAGTTTACTCCCAACTCAAACAACAAACCTAAGATGTGGACCGAGAATTGGAGTGGATGGTGAGTCTCTTGGTTCTTTACTGTACCTGAGTTTGCATTTAACTCACTTTCTTGTATATCTGGGACGACTAGGTTCCTTGGTTTTGGAGAACCTACCCCTTACAGGCCAGTTGAAGATCTTGCATTTGCGGTCGCACGGTTTTTTCAACGAGGTGGAACTTTCCAGAACTATTACATGGTAACTGAATTTGAAACATAAGAAGCCAATTGTTTTCTCTATTATGTTTTACTTTCTTGTTACAATGTTTACTTATTTACTTTGGTTTTGTCATGTTCAGTATCACGGTGGAACAAACTTTGAAAGAACAAGTGGAGGACCCTTAATCTCTACTAGTTATGACTATGATGCTCCCATTGATGAGTATGGTGAGGACTCTCCACCACTGGACATGTCTTTCTTTTCTTCTTGGATCTGTAGTTGTCTGTGAATTTATCTCTTGATGTTGATTTTTTTTTTGTTGTTGTTGCAGGACTTCTTAGACAGCCAAAATGGGGACATTTGCGAGATCTACACAAGGCTATCAAGCTTTGTGAAGACGCCTTGATTGCTACTGATCCAAAAATTACTTCGTTAGGTTCAAATTTGGAGGTAACAAACAACAATAAAACTTCAATGTCACTCCACTTCTTGCAACATTCTTTGATTGAATCATTTCACATTATATGATTTGACTTCACAGGCAGCTGTATACAAAACTTCAACTGGATCATGCGCTGCTTTTCTTGCAAATATCGGCACACAATCTGATGCAACTGTGACTTTCAATGGCAAATCATATCGCTTGCCTGCATGGTCCGTTAGCATCTTGCCGGATTGCAAGAATGTAGCTTTCAACACAGCAAAGGTCTGTTTCATTAGAATGTCTTTAAACATTATTCCACATGGCAACTTCTGATACCAATATTGAATATGTAGATAAACTCTGCCACCGAGTCTACCACATTTGCTCGTCAATCATTAAAGCCTGATGGTGGTTCATCTGCGGAACTAGGATCACAATGGAGTTACATTAAAGAAACTATTGGAATATCCAAGGATGATGCATTCGTGAAACCTGGATTGTTGGAGCAGATTAACACTACAGCTGATAAAAGCGACTACTTGTGGTACTCACTGAGGTATATATAGTAGGCCTGAGCCGTTTTCTTTTTAAAGACCTTCTCTTCTTACAAAAAGCAGAGGTTTTAGCATGTATTATGTAAAACAGGATGGATATTAAGGGCGATGAGACTTTCCTTGATGAAGGATCTAAAGCCGTCCTTCACATCCAATCCATAGGCCAAGTGGTGTATGCTTTTATAAATGGAAAACTTGCAGGTGAATATTACTCTTTTAAGTTTTCACAAGGAGATGAAGTGAATATTGCAACTGAGTAGCATTGATTCTTGGTTTGTAGGAAGTGGAAATGGCAGGACGAAGATTTCTTTGGACATCCCAATTAATCTTGTAACTGGGAAGAACACAATTGATCTTCTTAGTGTGACCGTAGGGCTTGCGGTAGGTTCTAATCACCAAAACATTACTACACAAAATGTTTATACAGGGCATGAATGACTCAACCTATTTAGCTAAACTTATTCCTCAGAACTATGGAGCTTTCTTTGACATAATTGGAGCAGGAATCACCGGTCCTGTGTCACTTAAAAGCGCCAAAACTGGTAGCTCAATGGATTTGTCATCACAGCAGTGGACTTATCAGGTATGTTGCATTTTGATCAACGACAAGAATCTATTGTCATACCTCTTACTTTTTTCAAGTTGTAACGGCGGTTGATTTATAGGTAGGACTCAAAGGGGAAGACACAGGATTAGGAAGTGGAGATTCTTCTGAATGGATTTCAAAGTCTCCTTTGCCCACTAGCCAGCCACTAATTTGGTACAAGGTGAAGATAATATCTTGTTATGCTTTAAAGAACTATTGTATTTTCTTGTCGCCCTTCTAACAATATCTTGTTATGTTTCTCAGACAACATTTGACGCTCCTTCTGGGAGTGATCCAGTAGCGATAGACTTCACAGGCACAGGAAAAGGCATTGCGTGGGTGAACGGACAGAGCATAGGTCGGTACTGGCCGACCAGTATTGCACGAGCCGATGGTTGCGTAGGGTCATGCAACTATAGAGGAACCTACCGCAATAACAAATGTCTCAAGAACTGTGGAAAACCTTCGCAGACATTGTAAGTACAAAACCATCTTACATCTATCTCAGCTGATTCGTTAAACCTGAGTTATATAATAACGATATCCATTGTTGGTTTGTACAGGTATCACGTGCCTCGCTCGTGGATAAAACCAAGCGGGAACACTCTTGTTCTGTTGGAAGAAATGGGTGGAGACCCGACGAAGATATCGTTTGCAACTAAACACACAGGAAGCAACTTGTGTTTGAAGGTGTCACAGTCTCATCCAGCTCCTGTGGACACATGGACTTCGGACTTCAAATTCTCAAACAGAACCAGTCCGGTTCTTTCGTTAAAATGTCCCGTCTCCACTCAGATGATATCTTCTATAAACTTTGCAAGCTTCGGTACACCCACAGGTACTTGCGGTAGTTTTAGCCACGGCCGGTGCAGTAGCGCCCGATCTCTCTCCGTCGTTCAAAAGGTTTGTTTACATTTAATTTGTTTCTTCTCTGTCTATGACTTTGAC
Proteins encoded in this window:
- the LOC106341709 gene encoding beta-galactosidase 8 — encoded protein: MVRGKKVEIVSLLVLVIVMAATAATVTYDHRALVIDGKRKILISGSIHYPRSTPEMWPDLIQKSKDGGLDVIETYVFWNGHEPEKNKYNFEGRYDLVKFVKLAAKAGLYVHLRIGPYACAEWNYGGFPVWLHFVPGIKFRTDNEPFKAEMQRFTAKIVDLMKQEKLFASQGGPIILSQIENEYGNIDSEYGAAGKSYMKWSASMALSLDTGVPWNMCQQGDAPDPIINTCNGFYCDQFTPNSNNKPKMWTENWSGWFLGFGEPTPYRPVEDLAFAVARFFQRGGTFQNYYMYHGGTNFERTSGGPLISTSYDYDAPIDEYGLLRQPKWGHLRDLHKAIKLCEDALIATDPKITSLGSNLEAAVYKTSTGSCAAFLANIGTQSDATVTFNGKSYRLPAWSVSILPDCKNVAFNTAKINSATESTTFARQSLKPDGGSSAELGSQWSYIKETIGISKDDAFVKPGLLEQINTTADKSDYLWYSLRMDIKGDETFLDEGSKAVLHIQSIGQVVYAFINGKLAGSGNGRTKISLDIPINLVTGKNTIDLLSVTVGLANYGAFFDIIGAGITGPVSLKSAKTGSSMDLSSQQWTYQVGLKGEDTGLGSGDSSEWISKSPLPTSQPLIWYKTTFDAPSGSDPVAIDFTGTGKGIAWVNGQSIGRYWPTSIARADGCVGSCNYRGTYRNNKCLKNCGKPSQTLYHVPRSWIKPSGNTLVLLEEMGGDPTKISFATKHTGSNLCLKVSQSHPAPVDTWTSDFKFSNRTSPVLSLKCPVSTQMISSINFASFGTPTGTCGSFSHGRCSSARSLSVVQKACVGSRSCKVEVSTRVFGEPCRGVVKSLAVEAACA